In Schistocerca nitens isolate TAMUIC-IGC-003100 chromosome 10, iqSchNite1.1, whole genome shotgun sequence, a single window of DNA contains:
- the LOC126209935 gene encoding uncharacterized protein LOC126209935 has product MPGDVRLAEAIHEVGLEVLKRPNFPPTYEGRRGATSNIDVTLKSAHALLRVENWKVWWGMTLSDHNLITFTIGYDGEPPQDRVNGIVKYNWRKADWHRLRGNLVVPDWPMDRVVDVDKAVEDLTVAIQTAATGAVPLAHTGKTLRAPWNLELQRLRCKCRRARRYDQRSIGDHMCEAMLAQYRQAKAVFKRTLHTVRTESWQTCVRDSQATDPCSTPYNIAASKVWSPTVLSTLRKIDGTHTRDWQETAELFMSTLLPDDSSEDEEEHGNLRRQLNEVYADKTPVAPFTECEVTVALEKYLSGEPWNSSEKRAGRPHDPDMTPEASSNDSDADSWVGDD; this is encoded by the exons ATGCCAGGCGACGTGAGACTCGCTGAAGCAATTCACGAGGTTGGACTTGAAGTGTTGAAACGACCAAACTTCCCACCAACGTATGAAGGTCGCCGAGGGGCGACCTCGAACATTGATGTGACACTCAAGAGTGCACACGCGCTTCTCCGTGTGGAGAACTGGAAGGTATGGTGGGGAATGACACTAAGTGACCACAATCTGATCACATTCACTATAGGCTATGATGGGGAACCTCCTCAAGACCGAGTGAACGGCATCGTCAAATACAACTGGCGCAAGGCAGATTGGCATCGACTAAGAGGAAATCTAGTGGTACCGGATTGGCCAATGGATCGAGTTGTGGATGTAGACAAAGCTGTAGAGGATCTGACGGTGGCCATACAGACAGCAGCAACGGGTGCAGTCCCGTTGGCCCATACAGGGAAAACTCTTAGGGCGCCTTGGAACCTTGAGCTGCAGCGTCTCCGATGCAAATGCAGAAGGGCGCGGCGGTACGACCAGCGCAGCATTGGTGATCACATGTGTGAAGCCATGCTCGCGCAGTACAGGCAGGCAAAGGCGGTGTTTAAGCGGACACTGCACACGGTACGGACTGAGAGTTGGCAGACTTGCGTGCGAGACAGTCAGGCGACTGACCCCTGCAGCACGCCGTACAACATTGCAGCGTCGAAGGTTTGGTCACCGACGGTCCTGTCGACCCTAAGGAAGATCGATGGCACCCACACCAGGGACTGGCAAGAGACAGCCGAACTCTTCATGAGCACCTTATTGCCCGAtgatagtagcgaagatgaagaggAACACGGGAATCTTAGGCGGCAACTCAACGAGGTGTACGCCGACAAGACGCCGGTTGCTCCATTCACTGAATGTGAAGTTACCGTT GCATTAGAAAAATACTTAAGTGGAGAGCCGTGGAACTCGTCAGAAAAAAGGGCTGGAAGGCCCCATGACCCCGACATGACTCCAGAGGCCAGCAGCAATGATTCGGATGCTGACTCGTGGGTCGGCGACGACTAA